A region from the Hippoglossus hippoglossus isolate fHipHip1 chromosome 18, fHipHip1.pri, whole genome shotgun sequence genome encodes:
- the LOC117779188 gene encoding lymphocyte antigen 75-like isoform X2, giving the protein MEGIFIGVLCLSGCLTFSTCLLHQYHFVSDAMTWTEAQSYCRETYTDLATIENTEEMKKLKDTVSAAGHSSEVWIGLYSHIDWKWSDGFNQSGAEYRNWESPDPNNFAANEFCVAMKYYGRWFDYFCHSKIPFVCYRGTLEDSDFVLVNTAKNWTEAQRHCREHYTDLVTVRNDTDREKIHKLIPSLLLVWIGLYRDPQIYWSDGSNYSFSSWYRGYNPLGSMKVVCGVADLDEGGNWRLFSCEERKPFVCYSKYMRGWCFLE; this is encoded by the exons atggaagggatcttcattggtgtcttgtgtctctcag GGTGCCTCACCTTCTCCACATGCCTCCTCCATCAGTACCACTTTGTGTCTGATGCAATGACTTggactgaagctcagagctACTGCAGAGAGACGTACACAGACCTGGCCActattgaaaacactgaagaaatgaagaaacttaaaGACACAGTTTCCGCCGCTGGTCACAGCTCTGAGGTTTGGATTGGCCTGTACAGTCATATTGACTGGAAGTGGTCAGATGGGTTCAACCAGAGTGGAGCTGAATATAGGAACTGGGAGTCTCCTGACCCAAACAATTTTGCAGCCAATGAGTTCTGTGTGGCCATGAAGTACTATGGAAGATGGTTTGATTATTTCTGCCATAGTAAGATtccatttgtctgctacagAG GAACATTAGAGGATTCTGACTTTGTGCTGGTGAATACAGCAAAGAATTGGACTGAGGCTCAgaggcactgcagagaacaCTACACAGATCTGGTCACTGTGAGGAACgacactgacagagagaagaTACACAAGTTGATACCCTCTCTCTTATTGGTATGGATCGGTTTGTACAGAGATCCTCAGATTTACTGGTCCGACGGGAGTAACTACTCATTCAGCTCCTGGTATAGGGGTTACAACCCACTTGGCTCGATGAAAGTCGTATGTGGTGTTGCAGATTTGGATGAGGGAGGAAACTGGAGGTTATTTtcctgtgaagaaagaaaaccatt